The region TCGAATAACAATTTTGTACTGCATATTACAAATTGTTTTTTTTACTCGGCCCTAAAAAGTCTGAGGATTGTCAGGACGGACCTTTTAAGACCGGATAGTCTATTTTGATAGCTCTAACCTAGACATCTATAACCATTATACCAAGAGTAGGATATTTTGTGGAATTTACCTTCCACCAATTCAAGATGTCAAAATCTGAATTTTTCTTCTCTCCAGTCTCTATGAGCATTAAAATCATCATTTGTAGATGCTTCTTCAACTtgtcttttctttttcttttgaacATTGACACCGTTGTGTTTCTCCAAATCAATAGTTAGGGGTGGATTTGTTGTAGATATCACTGATGGATTATTTTCATACTATAAAATTAGATAAACATGACAAATTAACCTGAATTTCAGGCTGCAAATTAGATAATCACAACTGAAAAAGATTCATATATTGTCTTTATGCAATTTTATTTGATTTTCTGTCATAAAAATAGATGCATTAGAGACAACAAAATAACTGATTTTGTTTTTGCCAATAACCATATCTAAGATTAAAAAACTAAATTGAAAAGATGAGAGATtagaagatgaaaaagaaagcgaTGAGACAAGAGCTTATAGAAGAAGAAGAGAGACTAGAAGATGAAAAAAATAGATAAGAGATTTACCCTGCTATGAGAGATTAGTATGCGGAAACTAAGATGAGAATTCCGTCATTGGTAAGTGAATGAGTTTGAATTAAGGCGGAGATTTAATATTTTAGTCAATATAATTTTTTCTCTACTTTTAATTTTATTGACTAAAATATTATCAATGATTGAATGTGGATTAAATGAATGGGTGATAATATAGTCCAATTTGATTTGGTTTGAATCAATTCGATTTTCAAAATAAAAACGGTAAACTAAATCAAACCACACTACTTCTATTAAAATATGGATCAAACACATTTGAACCAAACATAATTTTTTATCATTTTCAATATGACTATGTTCGGTTAATCGTTTTTTATTGGATCAGTTCAAGACATGTAATTTTATAAGTAATGTATAAATATTAACTTATTCAAAGAGATAGATAACACACGGCTAATTAATAATTAACACATCACTAAAAGGCCTTCTCTGGTATTGTTGAATCATCATGGCAAATCAACCACGACTCTCTTCAACCGCCATAATCTAAGCTTATAAATAAGATAAGTATCTCATTCTACAATCAGTTACAACTTCAACAAATATTAAAAAACTATTTCTTTAATATTCTTCGATCATCATGGCAAATCAACCACGACTCTCTACAACCGCCATTATCAGCCCTCAATACTGTGCTCCAGGTATCAACCATCTTTTTGAAACACTTTTTACTAACTTACTATTATTCAATACCGAGATTATTCGTTTGTTACAGCTACAAATCCGGTTGATTTGGTAATCACAAAGGAGAGAACTTTGAGAGATAGCTTCACTGTCACAGACACAAACAACAACGTTGTTTTCACTGTCAAAAGTTCTCTTGTAACCATCGTAACATCCCATGAACACCGGTTCTTATGTGATGCTAGCGGAAATCCCATTCTTCATCTTCGTAGATCGGTTAGTTCGTTACTTATTTGATCCAAAATTCAATATCTAACCTTTAAACAATCATTGACTGCTTTGTTTTTGCAGCTGACAGCAACAAATGATAGTTGGAAAGCATTTAGAGGTGAAAGTGAAGAGCCAAAGGATATTATCTTTACTAGGAAGCTATCGTCATTGATTCAGCTTAGGACTAAATTACATGTGTTTTTGGCTAATAATAGTACACAAGCTTGTGATTTCACTGTCAAAGCAAATTTATCTCAGAGTTCTTGGAAAGTTTACATTGGCAATTCAGACAATCTTGTTGCTCAGGTTTAATATTTTTATATACATTTAGTTTCCATAAACAATGCTTAGGAATGAATCTACCTATCTCAACATAAAATTACCTTGTCAATATAAATTGTTTCTTAAATCTAAAattggtattgttgttattgcAGATAAAGAAGAAGAGTGGCACTATGTTTAGCAGGGAAAAGTTCATGGTCACTGTTTCTCCCAACATGGATTATGCATTCATTGTGGCTCTAATTGTGACCTTTGATTAAGTAATAGGTTTACGAATTTTCTTTTAATGTAAAGATATTTCATACTTAAATATAAGAAATATTTTGTGTATTAAGTTCAAATTCCTAAACATGTCCAAATGTCtgcataataataataataataataataataataataataataataataatatgagtttaattgaaatgcacttttacactgtcagttaatcacaACCATTGATTTTTTAgataagtttgactttttctaTAATCACATGTAAAATAATTCAAACGGATGTGATTTATTGATAGTGTAAAATTTTTACACTGGCAGagcataacaattaatctctaATAATATTGTTATCTAACTCATTTTCTTTGCTTGTTAGTGGCCGATTAATGGTTTTATTTGTAGGACCTTCTCGTTGGTTTTAGGATTGATGATCTATCATCTTTAGCATGAAAATGATACTCTTGTTGTTGTAGACCATTTCTTAAAAATCTATCATGGTTATCTTATCTTAGAGATTTTGAGCTTAATATATAACCTTTTAAGAGTAATTTGATACGGGTCAATATGAATTCTGTTTTTTTTTGGGGGttttattattgatttttttaCTGTAGAATCGAGAGGCTCCTTTTTCAATATTCAGGGTTATGATATCCTTGTCTCTTTTGAAAATTTTGATAAATATTTGGAGAAAAATATTCAAATCAAGAGAAGGTTTTTATGGGGTGACGTTAATGGAGAATCAAAAATTTATGTGGCTAATTAGGTCGATGATAGCAAGTTTAAAAGTAAAGGCAGCTAGAGGTTTAGAGATTTTTGTGTGTAGTTTGAGGATCTTAGGTGCTTCTGACTAGTTTGATGATAGTATCACTAGGAAGGTTGGATCAAAGTTTTAAACATCTTTTTGAACTGACCTTTGATTTGGAAGTGTACCCTTAAAGAATAGATTCTTTGGGTTGCTTATGATCATTGATTATCCTTAGGGAAGTGTGGGCGAGGTATGGAGGTGTTTATGAGACCTTTATTTGGAGCTTTACGTGGAGGATACATTTCTTTACTTATGAGGAACTTGTCGTCGTTGAATTCCTCGCAGTCGTTCAACGCATATTGTTTTCTTTGACAGAGATGAGTGAGTTTGGAAGCTTGCTATGGGTGGTGTTTTCTTAGTGTCCTCTGCTTATCATTCTCTTTTGTCCTCTTCTATTTTTTTAAGTCACCCATTCTCTATAAAtaatttctctctctctctctctctctctctctctctctctcctaACAACAGATGTAAAAAtttcatcgaagtcgattccttctttaTGAAGAAATTTTTGCAccacttctcctttgggattcaatTTCTCCTTTGAGATTCAATTTCAacttgtatacccacttcacattgattgccttcttgtcttggggcaattcgacaagtgaccaagtgttgttgacttcgattgacttcagttcttcgtccattgctttcatccacttcaaatctttcaatgcctcagctgcattgactggttcgacatctgtgtagaaagcataatgtaccaacTCACCTTCTTCATCGAACACATCATCTTATATAATCGCACATTCTTGCAAtcttgcaggcatgtgtcttgttctttgaggtctgtTTGGGtctgcttcacctctgacttcttgtcGAACTTATCTTTTAACTCCACTAGTTGGTTcatcacataagattctcactgaatctttcttgacattctcagtccaatcaCATTCTTAAACTCATATATGATCAtgtccctgctgatcaccacttgcttattcactgggtcaAATAACTTGTATCCTTCAGTCGAATGATATCgtatcaggatcatctgactcgacttgttatcaagttttcttctcagCTGATCTGACACATGTCTTTGTattatagatccaaacaccttcgTATGACTCAcgctaggcttgacaccagaccaacattcttttggcgtgattccttctagcttcttcgtcgtacatctgttcaggatatatgttgcaGTTCACACAGCTTCTcccccataattctttgggtagatgcttgtctttcaacatacttctaatCATATTCATGATGATTATATTCTTCCTTTATGCGgctccattctgctgtggagcgtagggtggcaccacctcacgcacaatcccttctttcacacataatgcattgaagtctttcaacacatattctccaccaccatcaatcctcaaaatcttgatcttttgaccatagatttaaacttggcaaatacctcgatcacttcacttttcttcttgatcaggtaagccTACAATttttgactgaaatcatctatgaatgtaagAAAGTATTTGTAACCTCCAATCGAATacacctggagaggaccacatacatcagagtatatgacttcaagaatttccttcgacctgcttcatgcatccttactgaagttgttcttatgttgtttcgcctgcacacattcttcacacacttcgtttggaatgtcgatttttGGTAATCCTTAAAtcatatttcttctcttcaaatctctgatgtctttgaaattgagatggtTAAGTCTATAATGTCATATTCATTCATCtttgttgattgttgttgtaaggcacttatgctccatcacattaagctcaatcttgaaggttccATTCTGAGACATTTAAGCCTTCAAGATCAATATTCCACTTAAGTTGAGAACTttcatcatcttgtcttcgatcgacactctgtagttcttttcgactaactgccctatgttgagcaaattgctcttatgcctggtatgtacaacacatttgaaattactgacctcttgaTATCTTTCCTTATAATCAGAATatcaccaacaccttcaactgctagagtgttgtcatttgcaaatttcaccgTGTTCTTCATTGAAGGCTTTATGTTGACAAATCAgtctttccttccagacatgtgtgatgagtATCCTGAGTCCAAATACCgttggtccttgaatctctcttcatctcttattgtaaccatcagcaacgtctcttcttcttcatgttttgcCAGTTTTACATAAGTTCTTGATTCTTCGACACAataacacaactcaacacactaggtgattcgacaATTCCTACGATAAATCCCTTATTGATCTCTAACTAATTAACAGAGAAATAACAAAGTTAATTAGATATACTATTAAGTTAATTAAATAGTCAATTAGGGTGAATAGTAAATTGATTAGTTAAAGAAAAACCAATTAGGTGGATTTGATCATGATTAGGAGTTaatcataaataaataaattgacTAAGTTAAATAGTAATTAGATATATTTTTCTATGTGGTGGGAGGTGAGTTCTCTATCCATACCAATTCAAAAATAGTTGGATTCAATGGTAAAATAGATAATGATTAGGATGCATTACGCATCTCATCATTGCTGATATTCGATATTGTTGATTATATCAATGTATTTGAATTATCATACTCTAATCATTTTATCTTTTGACTTTTGAATAATGATAAATTTTCAACATCTTTGACAATTTCATACCACATAGTATCACCCATATAAACAAGCTTTTAATTCTTCTACACCAAAATTTCTTTGATATCTTCAATCCTCATGGCAAACCAACCACAACTCTCTGCAACCGCCATTATCAGCCCTCAATACTGTGCTCCAGGTATAAACCATATGATCTTGGAACCACTTTATTAAGCTCCATGTGTTTACATCAAATAATTTTTACCACTATTTCAGCTACACATCCAATTGATTTGATAATCACAAAGGAGTGGACTGGGAGAAATAACTTCACTGTCACAGACACCAACAACAACCTTATTTTCAAAGTTAAAACTCCTCTCGTAACCATGGTAACACCCCGCCAACACCGGTTCTTGTTTGATGCTAACAGAAACCCCATTCTCCATCTTCGTAGATCGGTATACAACTTATCAATataatcatcaacctgttccATGTTTATGGATAGTGACTGCTTTGTTTTTGCAGCTGCTGGCTGCAGATGATAAATGGAAAGCATTTAGAGGTGAAAGTGAAGCGCCACAGGATCTTGTCTTTACTAGGGAGCGATCCTCGTTTATGCAGCTAAGGACTAAATTAAACGTGTCTTTGGCAAATAATACAACAACACAAGCTTGTGACTTCACTGTCAGaggaaatttatttcaaaattcTTGGAAAGTTTACATTGCCAATTCTGACAATCTTGTTGCTAAGGTTTAGTTTTTCTTTCAGAACTACTAGTACATTACCAATATAAATTTTTGATTAAATCTAAAATTGTTGCTATTATTGCAGATTAAGAAGGAGCTGGGCACTATGTTTATCACAGAAAAATTCATGGTCACTGTGTCTCCCAACATGGATTATGCATTCATTGTGGCTCTAGTTGTCACCCTTGATTAAGTATATTTAACccaaaatgatatgtgtatgtAGTAGAAAATCCTAACCAGCTCAAAATCTCTGCATATTGTTATTGCTAATATTAATGACCGCTTATTGAACAGGCACAATAATATATTTAAGTTCTTGAAAAAAAGTAAGCTAGGGGTCGATATGTAATTAGACATTTTCTAAGCATAGGTGCACACTATACAATATGCAATTTTGTTAATAAGAAAACTGTCATCTTCAACTGCTCTCCAATCTTGGTTCAGATGCACCTTCTTCATTTGAAGATGATTGTTCTTCAGCTCGTGCATTAGTCTGCACTGGTTTTTTGAACTGCACCAAAATCATTGTCATGTTATCGCATCCGTCACCCATAGCCAAAGACGGCGCCAAACACCGGTCGAGGACTCTTTCACAAACCTCAGAAAGTTTGGTATCCTGTATGATAgggaagaagaaaaaaaatagtGTCATGTTAAAACATCATCTTACACAAATCAGCCAAACTACTATGGAATGATAACTTAGAGCATTTAGAGGTGAAAGCATAGAATGCTAAAATCATGACATACTAAGTACAGTACTAAGAACTGTGTTAAATATCATCAATAATTGAGTATTGAATGCTCAAACCATCTTATTGAAAATAATGTATAACTTGAACACTCACCAAGAGAAGTTCTTGACGTACAAAATCTACCAATTGCTGGCTTGACAGGCAATCCCTGAACCATAAGAATAACATATTGTCATGATTCTCGAACTTTCAGATATAGATATGTGGCTGAGCACCCTCATGCTTTGAACTAGCTTTTGGAAGTGAAATTCAAACTCATTTAACATGGTATCGGAGATAGTGGTTCAAAACCCCGGTTGGTATTGGTATTGGTATTGGTAAAGGTCGCAGGATATACGCGTGAAGTTTTCTAAATCTAATGCCATTGTAATTTGCGCATATAGGTATCATAAAACTACAAGATTTTCATGAAAAGTAAGTGTACTATTGTCATTATTACATAGGAAAGTGACAGATATCTGCCGAATATACGATGATATATAGACTAAACGGGAATATAAACATAAGAATCATACCATATGCCATCACAAGCTATCACTATAAATTCATCTTCGTCGTGAAGGTCAACCTATTAAAAAATGTCAAAACCAAAACTATCAGTCATAACTACTACTCTTGACTAAGCATTGGATTATTGATTCTACTATATTTTCTATTGAGAAACTGGTTAATCTGATTTGCGACGGAGCAAACTTACAATGTTTATGTCTGGATTAGCGGTGACAGCTTGTTTTTCAGCCGAAAGAAATCTATTATTCTTAAAGTCCACATCACCTGCAGAATATTAAAACATATTTAATATTCTCTATAGACAAGATATAAGTGCATCTTCTTCACAAAGAAACTATACAGTCAAGAAGAAACAGTTATAATATATATCCTGAAATAATCATTTATCCGATTTGAAACTAAAAAGCACGCGGTGCATGAAACCTCCTCTTGCCTCCTATGTAACCAAAATAAAGCATACAAAATAAGATTCCTATCATTTTCGATGAAGTAAAATACTGTCTATTATGTTCGTAAATGAATGGATATTTGCCTAACTAAAGGCGCAGAGGGGAACGTCACTTACTAAGGTTAAAACTGAATAAAGGAAGCTCACTTGCCCGTAGGTATGTTATGTACCTATAGCTCTTGCTAGATTTAAACTCCCATTAACTCGTCCTGCGTGAATAAAACCTCCAGCTTTATAGATTCTTTCCTTCTCAATCGCGAGTTCCGGTTTGTGGTCTCTAGACAAATTGTAAGCCTATAGAACAAAAATCCATAGTCAGAAATAATCATGTCATTATCTGCAAGATCCTACTTAACGATAAAATTCCAACAATTTCCGTTCTGAAGATACCTGACCATTCCTAGATATTATGCAGCGAGAATCACCGGCATTTGCGACAAAAATTAGGTTGTTTCTAATGATTGCGACACAGGCAGTACTTCCTGAAGTTGGTCCATCAAAATCAGAATGAGGTCCCTGCTTACAatataagaaaataaaattaCATAATGCCTGATAAGTGAAAACTGAAGTATTCTCCGCGCATTATTCCTACCTTCTCAAATCCCCAATCATCACTTTGGtccttattattattattatcacTGCTTCTTGGAGACCGAATCAATCCTTCAATCATTCCATTGAATCCTTTTACCTTATCACCCAAGACCGCTAATTCCCTCCATCCCCTTTGACCACGCATCATCTCGTCCATTCTGCATAATAACCAAAATGATAGTGTTTATTAATTTTATAGTGGGAGAAAACCATGCCCGAACGAAGAACCGGGGATCACTTTTTCTTCTATAATATCAATTGGAACTGCAGACAAATGTTACAAGCCATACTTCATATGTACTAATAGCTGAATACATTACAGAAAAACAACCTTCACCATTCATTACACAAGAGACTCTCTTTTCTTTATCTAACCTGAAAAATGCTTTCtgaagtgatgttccaacatctcCGGCTATGTATTCTTCACTCTTGAGTACCTGTTGGTGAAGATGCTTGGCGCAAAACTTTGCAACTGCCTTACCTGAACATTTGTGTTAAGTGAGCATGTATAACAAATTTTCGATTGCAAAAATACACAATATCTGTAACATTATCCTCTTTTCTTGGCTTAAATCACTAACGTGCATCATCTATATCATTTCTATCAGAAAAATGGTCTGAAAAGTGAGATAGCAGCTATTACTATTAGTTTTTAAACACTAAGCAGAAACAGTAGAATGTGATATGGACTAATTGGATATATAAAACATAAGCACGAAAACTATTTAAAGGTactgaaaataaaaacaattatCAGTAGATCGAAGCTTTTCAGGTTTAATTTGAATCAAGGTATGCGTGTTGCACTAATATTCATTCCACCAAAATTCATGCCTGATTCACAAGTTTGAGTCCAATTTCTGTTAATCTAATGGATTCtgtttttttatatatatttcATAGTTTTTAAACTATCTCTTAACTTTTAGAACAAATCATGCATAGAAGGTTGAGAATTGAGATGTTACTCAAAGAAAAATTTGAATGCATCTGTAATATAAAAGCAAAATTCGATCAACCTTCCAAAAAACAAAACTTGATCAAAATTTTTTACCTCCATGACCATCATAAACTCCAAAAAATGAAGTGGATGAATCCACATCAAGATGTGCCGCATGCTAGCAAAAGAAACAAGAACGAAAGAAATCAACTACATATCAACGTTCAAGTACCACGAAATGAGTTCCAAAATACAAAGTTAAAAGCATAGTCAGTGACTAAACATAATCCAATCAACACAAAAAAACTCATTTTCTCTGAGACATGAGAATTGTTGAATTCATAATTTCTGTGTATAAATCAAACCACACTCACCTCTATTTATAATAACATCCAAAACTACTAAATACAATCCATCGCAGAGTTCTAAAAATTTTCAAGAAACCTTATAGCTTGCATTGCACATTACTCATAGAACTTTACAACGTATAATTGTGTCTGCAGTTCTACCAGACCTATGCCGCGCAGAAGCCTCAAAATATACATAGAATCTCAGCAGTAAAATACATGATGCATCTATAAAAAAAATAAGGTAACAAAAATCAATTCACACAATAAACTAGTAATTTATCGATTGATTACTCACTGCATCTTCCATTGTTGCACGCCAACCTTGCATAGATGATAATCCATATCTAAGATTCTCATTTTCGCCATCTTCAGAGAACTTTTCAGTTCTGGGAATGCTGAGATTTGTTCCCATTCCTGTATCTGAATAAAACCAAATAAACATTAGTGTTATTTCTTTAAGCatgaaaattaatcaaaacatacACACAAAAAATGTAATAGAAAACCAAACAAAACTTTTGCAATCCGACATATCAAACCAATTATGAACAATTCAAAGAAAGAGGAATCATCTAAACTTCACTTTTATTCTATTTGTTTTTTTTCTCACTAACAGTGTTAAAAAAATGATATAATAAACAAGGAACGATCTAAAAACAGCCCTATCTAACAAAAACAAGGATTAAATATTTGAATATGAAAAATACAAAGTAAAGagtaaaaaattattttttttaaaaggCAATTTGTTATTTATTAAAAATATGAAGAGTAATGAAAATCAATATAAAGAGAAAGCAATAATTTGAGATtaaacagaatgcagaatccaTAATCATGAAGGACAGGGAAGACCCAGATGAGAATATGGGTAGTAAATCAACAATAAGAGTTCAAAATCCAAAATTTAATGAATTGTCGCATGAAAAATGGAGAAAATTGTGAGAAGAAACAATTGAAGAATAGGTAAAGTTAGGTTTTTTATAACTGAGAAGAGGGAAGAATGAAGAAATAAATGATGGGTTGATAGGGAGGTTGAAGAAAAATACCAGAACATGAAAGAAGtgtgaagagagagagagagagagagagagagagagagagagagagagagtagtGTTGCCAGTTGCCACTAGTGATTAGTCAGAATATGGAATGAAAAGGAGAAGACTTTGTGGTTTTGTGTGTCGGAATTTGCACAAAACTGTTCATCCACTCAACACAACATTTTTCCTAGaaaaatgtttttttattttaacGATGATGATGAAATAAAAACGACACTTTTGTTTTGTTGTATATGGACTCTCTCTTATCTCTCTAGATATGTTTACCGTGTTACATGGAGGATATGTAATTTCTCATTTCTCTTTTTATTATTAATGATTTTTTTTCATTGTTGTAATTAGGAGATATTTATTTTAATTGGAACGTGATAAGGGTATGTGTGATAAGGGTATGTGTGATAAGGGTACAGAAAATTCAGATTTTTCTTGGTGAGTGAAATTCAGACATTTAATACAACTAGTTTGGCCTCTCCTTTTCTTTTGCTTTCAATTTCTTGTCTATTTCTTTGCTTTTTCTAAAGATACTTAAAATGTTAATATTAAAATAACAATTATTATATATAAGAttaaagaaaaacaaaaaaaaatgtattaaacaaaaacaaaaaattaaaaataataaacacaatcaatttttttaatatatcATCAATAGTGTTTATCTCTACGATTATAGAACAATTATAATTCTTTGTATTCTTGtgatgaattagggtttacagttttacaaataatatatataatattacGACTCAATTTATAATAAAATCCTAGAACTGGATTGTGGGAGCTACTGCTCGTGCATCCTCGGTTAATTATTCATAATAAATAATTGGGCTTAAGATATGTTTGGGCCAAACGCAAAGGCAATGTATCCCTGACTCTTCCTCCCATCAGTGTCTACATATATGAGTCATActcaatattttttttataaatctCATGCCTTCTTTATTTTGTAGTCACAACTAGATATTTTGTTGATCTTGTAATCGATGTGTTCTAACTATATAAGTCATGATCAACAATCTTCATGTTGACAAATATCAAATTTCTATGAAGACTTATTGTGTGATGATCACATTCTATAAACTATGGAGATACTAATCTTGTTTAACATTAAGAAACTTGTAAAAAGTCCATACAATGCCTGAACTTGTCACTAATTACTTGTTTGATCAATATATCAGATGCATTATTATTTACATCTGTCTGATATGCAATTTGCACATGGAAACAACTACACATATCTTTTTTTGGTTGTCCTTTTGTGATGAGTATTTAGAAGGAGACTACTAAGAATTTTGGCATTGGAATACAAAAGAAGGCACGTGATCTTTTTCTAATGGAACCCCAAACTTAAGAATATAATCATTGTGGCTGGGAATCACACCATTAACAGGTTATGGATAGCTCAGAATGACACGCATTTCAATAATAAAAAAATCTATTACATATATCATTGTGAGAAACATTCTGACCATTAATAAGATTAGCTTCTTGCTATCGAAAGGTTAGATAGAAAATATACGAAAAGAGCATGTGATTCTAAATAACCTTCATATCAAGAGAAAATACATGATTGCTCCAAAAATAATTCCTATTTTTGGAGGAGGTCGTCTAGATGATGGAagaaaataaatataaatgaCTTGTTACGAAATAGAACATCAGATGGTGGGTAAATAACGTGAGATCATCATGGTGGGTTCCTATGAGGTTTCCTAGTGAACTTCAGAGAGATAATGTGTTGAGAGTCAAACTCATATCCATTATGATAGCCATAGAAAAAGGCGCATCTTAAAGGATGAAGTAATATTTGGATAGAGAGTGATTCCTAGACTGTCATTCAGTGTCTCAACAATGAAATGTCAATCCTATAGGACCTTGAATCAAATGGCTTAACTGCAAGAGCTTGCATATAAATATGGTTTTTTCACATATATACCGAGAAGGTGATAGATGCACTGACAAGCTAATTAATCATGGTCATTTAACCGAGGATTTACTATGGTGGGATACACTTCTTATTTCATATGTGACGAATTCTTTATGGGTAGATTTAGTATACTGAACTTTCAGTTTGTTGGAGCCTAGAATTGGTGGTTGGTTGTTTGAACTTTAAGAAGATTTGATAGGTATGTCTTTGTCGGTTTCTTTTGCTATTTCATTACACttatttgtattttttttctttcttttttcctttttgattttCTAGGTTAAATATAATACCCTTTTTTACAATTATCTTTTATATTTATAAAGTAGCATTTCCATTTCCTTGTTAAAAACAACTAAGTCGAATATAATTTAAAGTAAGTAGCTCAACTAAGATTTATTAGTTATGCTATATGAGTGTTAACTATTTGTCCAATTTCAACTTCTAACAACATTTCTTTATATATTTTTAGACTATATTGTTTGAAGTTCAAAGCTCGAGCATGCAAGATTTTACTTATTTCTTTTTAAATGATAAAATTATAGTCATAGACCtattaattttttttgttaaattCATATAATTTATTTATCTCATATAAATTATTCTGACTCTTAAGTCGTCGATTGTTCCACTCTAT is a window of Lathyrus oleraceus cultivar Zhongwan6 chromosome 6, CAAS_Psat_ZW6_1.0, whole genome shotgun sequence DNA encoding:
- the LOC127098176 gene encoding protein LURP-one-related 15: MANQPRLSTTAIISPQYCAPATNPVDLVITKERTLRDSFTVTDTNNNVVFTVKSSLVTIVTSHEHRFLCDASGNPILHLRRSLTATNDSWKAFRGESEEPKDIIFTRKLSSLIQLRTKLHVFLANNSTQACDFTVKANLSQSSWKVYIGNSDNLVAQIKKKSGTMFSREKFMVTVSPNMDYAFIVALIVTFD
- the LOC127098178 gene encoding protein LURP-one-related 15, whose protein sequence is MANQPQLSATAIISPQYCAPATHPIDLIITKEWTGRNNFTVTDTNNNLIFKVKTPLVTMVTPRQHRFLFDANRNPILHLRRSLLAADDKWKAFRGESEAPQDLVFTRERSSFMQLRTKLNVSLANNTTTQACDFTVRGNLFQNSWKVYIANSDNLVAKIKKELGTMFITEKFMVTVSPNMDYAFIVALVVTLD
- the LOC127098177 gene encoding probable protein phosphatase 2C 60, with the translated sequence MGTNLSIPRTEKFSEDGENENLRYGLSSMQGWRATMEDAHAAHLDVDSSTSFFGVYDGHGGKAVAKFCAKHLHQQVLKSEEYIAGDVGTSLQKAFFRMDEMMRGQRGWRELAVLGDKVKGFNGMIEGLIRSPRSSDNNNNKDQSDDWGFEKGPHSDFDGPTSGSTACVAIIRNNLIFVANAGDSRCIISRNGQAYNLSRDHKPELAIEKERIYKAGGFIHAGRVNGSLNLARAIGDVDFKNNRFLSAEKQAVTANPDINIVDLHDEDEFIVIACDGIWDCLSSQQLVDFVRQELLLDTKLSEVCERVLDRCLAPSLAMGDGCDNMTMILVQFKKPVQTNARAEEQSSSNEEGASEPRLESS